A region from the uncultured Stenotrophomonas sp. genome encodes:
- a CDS encoding putative cupin domain protein (Evidence 3 : Function proposed based on presence of conserved amino acid motif, structural feature or limited homology), producing MRSLPFLTLLALLPLGGSAAEPPGPVVHDVMTRALPDYPGKEALILTVEYPPGGADPVHRHDAHGFVYVLEGHIVMGVAGGREVALGPGEAFHEGPHDLHTIGRNASASEPAKFVVFLLKDIGKPAVLPPH from the coding sequence ATGCGTTCCCTCCCCTTCCTGACGCTGCTCGCCCTGCTGCCGCTGGGTGGTTCCGCCGCCGAGCCGCCCGGGCCGGTCGTGCACGACGTGATGACCCGGGCGCTGCCCGACTACCCCGGCAAGGAAGCGTTGATCCTCACCGTCGAGTACCCGCCCGGCGGTGCCGATCCGGTGCACCGCCACGATGCACACGGCTTCGTCTACGTGCTCGAAGGCCATATCGTGATGGGCGTGGCCGGCGGCCGCGAAGTCGCCCTGGGCCCGGGTGAAGCCTTCCACGAGGGCCCGCACGACCTGCACACCATCGGCCGCAACGCCAGCGCCAGCGAGCCGGCGAAGTTCGTCGTGTTCCTGCTCAAGGACATCGGCAAGCCGGCGGTGCTGCCGCCGCACTGA
- a CDS encoding RNA polymerase, sigma-24 subunit, ECF subfamily, with the protein MDTASAHRHALLPASERVWQEFLAALDELPPDARAVLLLHDVLGAGFDDIAPLLGLEPPACRRRLQQARACLRAHRDHLEPGIP; encoded by the coding sequence ATGGACACCGCATCCGCCCATCGCCATGCCCTGCTGCCCGCCAGCGAGCGCGTCTGGCAGGAATTCCTTGCCGCGCTCGACGAACTGCCACCCGATGCCCGTGCGGTGCTGTTGCTGCACGACGTGCTGGGCGCCGGTTTCGACGACATCGCACCGCTGCTCGGGCTGGAACCACCGGCGTGCCGGCGGCGGCTGCAACAGGCGCGCGCCTGCCTGCGGGCCCATCGCGACCACCTGGAACCGGGAATCCCATGA
- a CDS encoding conserved hypothetical protein (Evidence 4 : Homologs of previously reported genes of unknown function) has product MTARLDYAKQSPELFKKLATFSQATHATSIEATIHDLVNIRASQLNGCGFCLDMHVKEATIRGERPLRLHHVAAWRESNLFSPRERACLAWTEVLTELPAQGVPDELYERVRTQLSEQEIVELTYAVMAINAWNRANVAFRTEPGALDKAFGLDKAGLA; this is encoded by the coding sequence ATGACCGCACGCCTGGACTACGCCAAGCAGTCGCCCGAACTGTTCAAGAAGCTGGCCACCTTCTCGCAGGCCACCCACGCCACCTCGATCGAGGCCACGATCCACGACCTGGTCAACATCCGCGCATCGCAGCTCAACGGCTGCGGCTTCTGCCTGGACATGCACGTCAAGGAAGCCACGATCCGCGGCGAGCGCCCGCTGCGCCTGCACCACGTCGCCGCCTGGCGCGAATCGAACCTGTTCAGCCCGCGCGAGCGCGCCTGCCTGGCGTGGACCGAGGTGCTGACCGAACTGCCCGCGCAGGGCGTGCCGGACGAGCTGTACGAGCGCGTGCGCACGCAGCTGTCCGAGCAGGAGATCGTCGAGCTGACCTACGCGGTGATGGCGATCAACGCATGGAACCGCGCCAACGTCGCCTTCCGCACCGAACCGGGCGCGCTGGACAAGGCCTTCGGCCTGGACAAGGCCGGGCTGGCCTGA
- a CDS encoding Transcriptional regulator, LysR family: MKSTSQPFAAADGRDSLNASFSTSYAGVLAFIAVAAEGSFARAGDRLGIGRSAVSRSVRKLEDQLGVRLFLRTTRSTSLTGEGELFLEGCSPGVDCILQALDEMRDLRDGPPRGHLRISATHGFGRRVIAPLLADFRDEYPEVSVELLLDEQAPDLAADRIDVAFRDGLLEDSQVIAKQLVPMQLVVCAAPDYARARGLPASVEELAAHACIGRRLPGGRLQRWDFRVDGDAVSPQPATALVFNDGDLVLQAVVDGLGIAQLPSYQACEALRAGTVVTCLDRYAPHDRGHYLCYLSRRQLPRRIRAFIDFSTQRIRALDLDVVSHWEARQQAAAREAPAQPAWA; this comes from the coding sequence ATGAAATCCACCTCGCAACCCTTCGCGGCCGCCGATGGCCGCGATTCCCTCAACGCCTCGTTCTCCACCAGCTATGCGGGCGTGCTGGCCTTCATCGCGGTGGCCGCGGAAGGCAGCTTCGCGCGTGCCGGCGACCGCCTGGGCATCGGCCGCTCGGCGGTCAGCCGCAGCGTGCGGAAGCTGGAGGACCAGCTCGGCGTGCGGCTGTTCCTGCGCACCACGCGCTCGACCTCGCTGACCGGCGAGGGCGAACTGTTCCTGGAGGGCTGCAGCCCCGGCGTGGATTGCATCCTGCAGGCGCTGGACGAGATGCGCGACCTGCGCGACGGCCCGCCCCGGGGGCACCTGCGCATCAGCGCCACCCACGGGTTCGGGCGCCGGGTGATCGCGCCGCTGCTGGCGGATTTCCGCGACGAATACCCCGAGGTTTCGGTGGAGCTGCTGCTGGACGAACAGGCACCGGACCTGGCCGCCGACCGCATCGATGTCGCCTTCCGCGACGGCCTGCTGGAGGACAGCCAGGTGATCGCCAAGCAACTGGTGCCGATGCAACTGGTGGTGTGCGCCGCGCCGGATTACGCGCGGGCCCGCGGCCTGCCGGCCAGCGTCGAGGAGCTGGCCGCGCACGCCTGCATCGGCCGGCGCCTGCCCGGCGGCCGCCTGCAGCGCTGGGACTTCCGCGTCGATGGCGACGCGGTGAGCCCGCAGCCAGCCACGGCGCTGGTGTTCAACGACGGGGACCTGGTGCTGCAGGCGGTGGTCGACGGGCTGGGCATCGCCCAGCTACCCAGCTACCAGGCGTGCGAAGCGCTGCGCGCGGGCACCGTGGTCACCTGCCTGGACCGCTATGCGCCGCACGACCGCGGCCATTACCTGTGCTACCTCAGCCGCCGCCAGCTGCCCAGGCGCATCCGCGCGTTCATCGATTTCAGCACCCAGCGCATCCGCGCGCTGGACCTGGACGTGGTCTCGCACTGGGAGGCCCGCCAGCAGGCGGCGGCCCGGGAAGCGCCGGCGCAGCCGGCGTGGGCGTGA
- a CDS encoding Beta-lactamase domain protein translates to MFSLENTATPAATALDELVPSRYALKVGDIDVLVVSDGVLPLPTKMLGHNVEPSERAEWFEEMYLPQDAFDWALNVMVVRSGDRTILIDAGLGTDPDLQLPRAGQLIRRLGASGIDLTEITDVVITHMHMDHIGGLLVDGVKERLRPDLRIHIAASEVEFWKSPDFTRTNMPQGFPDALRATATHFWSEYGSFVHTFEDEHEVAPGVTVRRTGGHTPGHSVVRLASGGEALTFAGDAVFAVGFEQPNWHNGFEHDPEESARVRIALLRELAGTGEMLVATHLPFPSIGRVSADGDAFRWVPVFWDF, encoded by the coding sequence ATGTTCAGCCTGGAAAACACCGCAACTCCCGCCGCCACCGCGCTCGACGAACTGGTTCCGTCGCGCTATGCACTGAAGGTCGGCGACATAGACGTGCTGGTAGTCAGCGACGGCGTGCTGCCGTTGCCGACGAAGATGCTCGGCCACAACGTCGAGCCGTCCGAACGCGCGGAGTGGTTCGAGGAAATGTATCTGCCGCAGGACGCGTTCGACTGGGCGTTGAACGTGATGGTGGTGCGCAGCGGCGACCGCACCATCCTGATCGACGCCGGCCTCGGCACGGACCCGGACCTGCAGCTGCCGCGCGCAGGCCAGTTGATCCGCCGCCTGGGCGCATCCGGCATCGACCTGACCGAGATCACCGACGTGGTGATCACCCACATGCACATGGACCACATCGGCGGCCTGCTGGTGGACGGGGTGAAGGAGCGCCTGCGCCCGGACCTGCGGATCCACATCGCCGCCTCCGAAGTGGAGTTCTGGAAATCGCCGGACTTCACCCGCACCAACATGCCGCAGGGTTTCCCGGATGCGCTGCGCGCCACCGCCACGCACTTCTGGAGCGAATACGGCAGCTTCGTGCATACCTTCGAGGATGAGCACGAGGTGGCACCGGGCGTGACGGTGCGCCGTACCGGCGGGCACACGCCGGGCCACAGCGTGGTGCGGCTGGCCTCCGGTGGCGAAGCGCTCACCTTTGCCGGCGATGCGGTGTTCGCGGTTGGCTTCGAGCAGCCGAACTGGCACAACGGTTTCGAGCATGACCCGGAGGAGTCGGCACGCGTGCGGATCGCGCTGCTGCGGGAGCTGGCGGGGACCGGCGAGATGCTGGTGGCCACCCACTTGCCGTTCCCGTCCATCGGCCGCGTGTCCGCCGATGGCGATGCTTTCCGCTGGGTGCCGGTGTTCTGGGATTTCTGA
- a CDS encoding putative organic hydroperoxide resistance protein (Evidence 3 : Function proposed based on presence of conserved amino acid motif, structural feature or limited homology), translated as MTGLKPPPSSVLDKYHGDAARPLYTGRVRVSGGEARHGRASGVVRSDDGALAVDLRLPPELGGPGGGTNPEQLLAAGYAGCFHGALVLVAARAGLVLDNPGIEVAVTFARDPVDGLYLLSAEIVVYLPGMDATLAAELVRNTERVCPYAKMFHRGISHVVRVAVA; from the coding sequence ATGACCGGACTGAAGCCGCCGCCCTCCAGCGTGCTCGACAAATACCACGGCGATGCCGCGCGCCCGCTGTATACCGGCCGGGTGCGGGTGAGCGGAGGCGAGGCGCGGCACGGGCGCGCCTCCGGCGTGGTGCGCTCGGACGATGGCGCCCTTGCCGTCGACCTGCGCCTGCCGCCCGAGCTGGGCGGGCCGGGCGGCGGTACCAACCCGGAGCAGTTGCTGGCGGCCGGTTACGCGGGCTGCTTCCACGGCGCCCTGGTGCTGGTGGCCGCGCGCGCGGGGCTGGTACTCGACAACCCCGGCATCGAGGTGGCGGTGACCTTCGCCCGCGACCCGGTGGATGGCCTGTACCTGCTGTCGGCGGAGATCGTCGTGTACCTGCCGGGCATGGATGCGACGCTGGCGGCCGAGCTGGTGCGCAACACCGAACGGGTATGCCCCTACGCGAAGATGTTCCATCGCGGGATCAGCCATGTGGTGCGGGTGGCCGTGGCGTGA
- a CDS encoding NmrA family protein, producing MKLLVIGGTGRIGSKVVERLRAAGHETVVAAPSTGIDVLTGEGLDAAMTGTEVVVDLANSPSFEDAAVLSFFETAGRNILGAAARAGVRHHVALSVVGTGKLAASGYFRGKIAQERLIREAGIAYTIIHSTQFFEFLPGIVQSADDGGPLRLPTALVQPIAAEEVADAVARVALMPPANGVVEIAGPERAPMAALVQRFLAATGDAREVVGDALASYFGARLQDDTLVPAGSAWTGKVGFEQWLRQSGPAQDRAA from the coding sequence ATGAAGCTTCTCGTCATCGGCGGCACCGGCCGCATCGGCAGCAAGGTGGTGGAGCGCCTGCGCGCGGCCGGCCATGAAACCGTGGTCGCCGCGCCGTCCACCGGCATCGACGTGCTGACCGGTGAAGGCCTGGATGCGGCCATGACCGGTACCGAGGTCGTGGTGGACCTGGCCAATTCACCGTCGTTCGAGGACGCGGCGGTGCTGTCGTTCTTCGAGACGGCCGGCCGCAACATCCTCGGCGCCGCGGCGCGGGCCGGGGTGCGCCACCACGTCGCGCTGTCCGTGGTCGGCACCGGCAAGCTCGCCGCCAGCGGTTACTTCCGCGGCAAGATCGCGCAGGAGCGGCTGATCCGCGAGGCGGGCATCGCCTACACCATCATCCACTCGACCCAGTTCTTCGAGTTCCTGCCGGGCATCGTCCAGTCCGCCGATGACGGCGGCCCCCTGCGCCTGCCGACCGCGCTGGTGCAGCCGATCGCCGCCGAGGAGGTGGCCGACGCGGTGGCGCGCGTGGCGCTGATGCCACCGGCCAACGGGGTGGTCGAGATCGCCGGGCCGGAGCGCGCGCCGATGGCCGCGCTGGTGCAGCGCTTCCTCGCCGCCACCGGCGATGCGCGCGAGGTGGTGGGCGATGCGCTGGCCAGCTACTTCGGTGCCCGGCTGCAGGACGACACGCTGGTGCCGGCCGGGTCGGCGTGGACGGGCAAGGTGGGCTTCGAGCAATGGCTGCGGCAGTCCGGCCCGGCGCAGGACCGGGCGGCCTGA
- a CDS encoding RNA polymerase, sigma-24 subunit, ECF subfamily, which produces MEDPTDLFTRLRPRLFGVAYRMLGSAAEAEDVVQDVWLRWHGAEREDIANPEAWLVATTTRRAIDGLRLARHAREHYVGMWLPEPLLIDDSATPEYVLETASDLSLAFLNVLERLAPDARAAFLLRDVFDQDYDVVARTLGKTEAACRQIVHRARLQLRQERPRYNVPQDVHQRLMRRFAEAVSSGDFATMKALMAESAVLVGDGGGIVTSFPQPLRGGVRIAQLLYAPQLRRRDQLRIVPAMFNGRMGLLRYFDGMLESAMAFDTDGERIVEILVQRNPHKLQRLLEQRVTSIR; this is translated from the coding sequence GTGGAAGACCCCACCGACCTGTTCACCCGCCTGCGTCCGCGCCTGTTCGGCGTGGCCTACCGCATGCTCGGCTCCGCGGCCGAGGCGGAGGACGTGGTGCAGGACGTCTGGCTGCGCTGGCACGGCGCCGAGCGGGAGGACATCGCGAACCCCGAGGCCTGGCTGGTCGCCACCACCACGCGCCGCGCCATCGACGGCCTGCGCCTGGCCCGGCACGCGCGCGAGCACTACGTCGGCATGTGGCTGCCCGAGCCGCTGCTCATCGACGACAGCGCCACCCCGGAATACGTGCTGGAAACCGCCAGCGACCTGTCCCTCGCCTTCCTCAACGTGCTGGAACGGCTGGCGCCGGATGCGCGTGCCGCCTTCCTGCTACGCGACGTGTTCGACCAGGACTACGACGTCGTCGCCCGCACGCTGGGCAAGACCGAGGCCGCCTGCCGGCAGATCGTGCACCGCGCGCGCCTGCAGCTGCGCCAGGAACGGCCGCGCTACAACGTGCCGCAGGACGTGCACCAGCGGCTGATGCGCCGCTTCGCCGAGGCGGTGTCCAGCGGCGACTTCGCGACGATGAAGGCATTGATGGCCGAATCGGCGGTGCTGGTCGGCGACGGCGGCGGCATCGTCACCAGCTTCCCGCAGCCGCTGCGGGGCGGCGTGCGCATCGCCCAGTTGCTGTATGCCCCGCAGCTGCGCCGCCGGGACCAGCTGCGCATCGTGCCGGCGATGTTCAACGGGCGCATGGGCCTGCTGCGCTATTTCGACGGCATGCTGGAATCGGCGATGGCTTTCGACACCGATGGCGAGCGGATCGTGGAAATCCTGGTGCAGCGCAATCCGCACAAGCTGCAGCGCCTGCTCGAACAGCGGGTGACGAGCATCCGGTAG
- the cpo gene encoding Non-heme chloroperoxidase, with protein MNTLAHTSITTARTASCITTVDGVQLYYKDWGPKNGPIVTFSHGWPLSSDSWESQMLFLAGHGYRVVAHDRRGHGRSSQPWDGNDMDHYADDLAAVIDTLDLKDATLVGFSTGGGEVARYIGRHGTGRVKKAVLVSSVPPFMLRTDDNPNGVPIEVFDGIRKAQRENRSQLYRDIPSGPFYGFNRPGAEVSQGLIDSWWAQGMQGGHKNTYDSIAAFSATDFRGDLEKFDVPTLVIHGDDDQIVPIDVAGRLSAALIEGAKLIVYPGAPHGLTETHKERLNHDLLAFLRQ; from the coding sequence ATGAACACCCTTGCCCATACCTCCATCACCACCGCCCGCACGGCCAGCTGCATCACCACCGTTGACGGCGTGCAGCTGTACTACAAGGACTGGGGGCCAAAGAATGGCCCGATAGTGACCTTCAGCCACGGCTGGCCGCTCAGCTCGGACAGCTGGGAATCGCAGATGCTGTTCCTGGCCGGCCACGGCTACCGCGTGGTCGCCCACGACCGCCGCGGCCACGGCCGTTCCAGCCAGCCGTGGGACGGCAACGACATGGACCACTACGCCGACGACCTGGCCGCGGTGATCGACACGCTGGACCTGAAGGACGCCACCCTGGTCGGTTTCTCCACCGGCGGCGGCGAGGTGGCGCGCTACATCGGCCGCCACGGCACCGGCCGGGTGAAGAAGGCGGTGCTGGTCAGCTCGGTGCCGCCGTTCATGCTCAGGACCGACGACAACCCGAACGGCGTACCGATTGAGGTGTTCGACGGCATCCGCAAGGCGCAACGGGAGAACCGCTCGCAGCTGTACCGGGACATCCCGTCCGGCCCGTTCTACGGTTTCAACCGTCCCGGCGCCGAGGTTTCGCAGGGCCTGATCGACAGCTGGTGGGCACAGGGCATGCAGGGCGGGCACAAGAACACCTACGACTCGATCGCCGCGTTCTCGGCCACCGACTTCCGCGGTGACCTGGAGAAGTTCGACGTGCCCACGCTGGTGATCCACGGCGACGACGACCAGATCGTGCCGATCGACGTGGCCGGCCGCCTGTCCGCCGCGCTGATCGAAGGAGCCAAGCTGATCGTCTATCCGGGCGCACCGCATGGCTTGACCGAGACGCACAAGGAGAGGCTCAACCACGATCTGCTGGCCTTCCTGCGGCAGTGA
- a CDS encoding putative Membrane protein-like protein (Evidence 3 : Function proposed based on presence of conserved amino acid motif, structural feature or limited homology) yields MHAADTCVPGDRIRWTKRPLLPATVYAAAVVALYRWTDGQWIILPWSLLTMLGLTLAVSGGFKAARGHARAADARRVWASIAAASRSWALLVRSALPDDAAAQKLVHRHLAWLAALRHQVRPDDGREVAGRGMEYDLGCQAPGQMAILRRELGRHVDAHERSCILAADNMAGQVLQLQGDALKVLLAEDRLHAATFLELHRLLHELQRRQAAAERLRDDTAAGRHAIVDVLLPVAFGLLLPFGLLDAMGPLVLFDDDVIGAIACWAIVPLSALLSWLYLTLGDMGRNAAYWTGDDADGTSIATACRALERELEIAPGVAATSTPPSQQAPLAP; encoded by the coding sequence ATGCATGCTGCAGACACGTGTGTTCCGGGCGACCGCATCCGCTGGACGAAACGCCCGCTGTTGCCGGCCACGGTTTATGCGGCGGCGGTCGTGGCGCTCTACCGCTGGACCGATGGCCAGTGGATCATCCTGCCGTGGAGCCTGCTGACGATGCTGGGGCTCACCCTGGCGGTCAGTGGTGGGTTCAAGGCCGCACGTGGCCATGCGCGTGCGGCCGATGCGCGGCGAGTGTGGGCGTCGATCGCCGCCGCCAGCCGCAGCTGGGCGCTGCTGGTTCGCAGCGCATTGCCGGACGATGCGGCGGCGCAGAAACTGGTCCATCGCCATCTGGCATGGCTGGCGGCATTGCGTCACCAGGTGCGGCCCGACGACGGTCGGGAAGTTGCCGGCCGTGGCATGGAGTACGACCTGGGCTGCCAGGCGCCCGGACAGATGGCGATCCTGAGGCGCGAGCTGGGCCGGCACGTCGATGCGCATGAGCGAAGCTGCATCCTTGCCGCGGACAACATGGCCGGCCAGGTACTGCAACTGCAGGGCGACGCATTGAAGGTGCTGTTGGCCGAGGATCGGTTGCATGCCGCGACGTTCCTGGAACTGCATCGCCTGTTGCATGAGCTGCAGAGGCGGCAGGCCGCCGCCGAGCGCCTGCGGGACGACACCGCCGCCGGCCGCCATGCCATCGTCGATGTCCTGCTGCCGGTCGCTTTCGGGTTGCTGCTGCCCTTCGGCCTGCTCGATGCAATGGGGCCGCTGGTGCTGTTCGACGACGACGTCATCGGCGCCATTGCGTGCTGGGCGATCGTGCCGCTGTCCGCGCTGCTGAGCTGGCTGTACCTGACGCTGGGCGACATGGGCCGCAATGCGGCGTACTGGACCGGCGACGATGCCGATGGCACGTCCATCGCAACAGCCTGCCGCGCGCTGGAGCGGGAATTGGAGATCGCGCCCGGCGTTGCCGCAACCTCCACCCCACCATCGCAGCAGGCGCCGCTCGCGCCATAG